The proteins below come from a single Cytobacillus luteolus genomic window:
- the ccpA gene encoding catabolite control protein A — MNVTIYDVAREASVSMATVSRVVNGNPNVKPTTRKKVLEAIERLGYRPNAVARGLASKKTTTVGVIIPDISSIFYAELARGIEDIATMYKYNIILSNSDQNKDKELHLFNTMLGKQVDGIVFMSGNITEDHVHEFERSPAPVVLAASIETGESIPSVAIDYKQAAYDAVTMLIEKGHRKIGYVSGPMLEPVNAVKKLAGYRQALEEANLDFNEELVVEGDYTYDSGMEAYERLMENSKEISAIFVATDEMALGVIHGAQDNGVSIPEQLEVVGFDNTRLATMVRPTLTTVLQPMYDIGAVAMRLLTKYMNKEAVDDHIVTLPHRIEYRNSTK; from the coding sequence ATGAATGTAACTATTTATGATGTTGCTAGAGAAGCTAGTGTTTCTATGGCTACAGTATCCCGTGTTGTCAACGGGAATCCAAATGTAAAACCAACGACAAGAAAAAAAGTGTTAGAAGCCATTGAACGATTAGGGTACAGACCAAATGCAGTTGCTCGTGGTTTAGCTAGTAAAAAGACAACTACCGTTGGTGTTATTATCCCGGATATTTCTAGTATTTTTTACGCAGAGCTTGCTCGTGGAATTGAAGATATAGCTACAATGTATAAATATAATATTATCTTGAGTAACTCAGATCAAAATAAAGATAAAGAACTTCACCTTTTTAATACAATGCTAGGTAAACAGGTAGATGGAATTGTATTCATGAGTGGAAATATAACAGAGGACCATGTTCATGAGTTTGAGCGTTCACCTGCACCGGTTGTACTCGCTGCTTCTATTGAAACAGGTGAATCAATCCCATCGGTTGCAATTGATTACAAGCAGGCTGCTTATGATGCGGTTACAATGCTGATTGAAAAGGGCCATAGAAAGATTGGATATGTTTCTGGACCGATGCTAGAACCAGTAAATGCAGTGAAAAAGCTTGCTGGGTATCGCCAGGCGTTGGAGGAGGCAAATCTAGATTTCAATGAGGAATTAGTTGTTGAAGGGGATTATACATATGATTCTGGGATGGAAGCATATGAAAGACTAATGGAAAACTCTAAAGAAATTTCTGCTATTTTTGTAGCAACCGATGAGATGGCATTAGGGGTTATACATGGAGCTCAGGATAATGGTGTATCAATACCAGAACAGCTAGAAGTTGTTGGTTTTGACAATACAAGGTTAGCAACTATGGTTAGGCCAACACTTACAACAGTACTTCAGCCAATGTACGATATTGGAGCTGTTGCAATGAGACTACTGACTAAATATATGAATAAAGAGGCGGTTGATGACCATATCGTAACACTTCCTCATCGTATTGAATATCGTAATTCAACAAAATAA
- a CDS encoding bifunctional 3-deoxy-7-phosphoheptulonate synthase/chorismate mutase gives MSNGLDNLREKVDELNLQLLQIINERAKLVQEIGKTKEAQGVNRYDPVRERKMLDEIIANNDGPFETSTLQHIFKEIFKAGLELQKDDHRKALLVSRKKKPEDTIVDLKGEKIGDGNAHFFVGPCAVESYEQVAAVAKVAKSYGLKLLRGGAYKPRTSPYDFQGLGLEGLKILKKVADEYDMAVISEIVNPADIEKAIEYIDVIQIGARNMQNFELLKAAGAVNKPVLLKRGIAATIEEFINAAEYIIAQGNGQIILCERGIRTYERATRNTLDISAVPILKQETHLPVVVDVTHSTGRRDLLLPAAKAALAIGADGVMAEVHPDPAVALSDSAQQMDFDQFHDFITQLKANSAIRV, from the coding sequence ATGAGTAACGGGTTAGATAATTTGCGTGAAAAAGTAGATGAGTTAAACTTACAATTACTTCAAATTATTAATGAACGTGCTAAGCTTGTACAAGAAATTGGGAAGACAAAAGAAGCTCAGGGAGTAAATCGTTACGATCCTGTTCGTGAGAGAAAAATGTTAGATGAGATAATTGCCAATAATGATGGTCCATTTGAAACGTCAACACTTCAGCATATTTTTAAAGAAATTTTTAAGGCAGGACTTGAATTACAAAAAGATGATCACCGAAAAGCATTGCTTGTATCTAGAAAGAAAAAGCCAGAAGATACGATTGTCGACCTTAAAGGTGAGAAAATTGGTGACGGAAATGCACACTTTTTTGTTGGACCTTGTGCAGTAGAAAGCTATGAGCAAGTAGCTGCGGTTGCAAAGGTAGCGAAAAGTTACGGGTTAAAACTATTGCGCGGTGGAGCTTATAAACCTAGAACTTCTCCATATGACTTTCAGGGGCTAGGATTAGAAGGTCTTAAAATTCTTAAAAAAGTAGCAGATGAATATGATATGGCTGTTATTAGTGAAATTGTTAATCCTGCAGATATTGAAAAAGCAATTGAATATATTGACGTGATTCAAATTGGAGCACGTAATATGCAAAATTTTGAGCTATTAAAAGCTGCGGGGGCTGTCAATAAACCTGTATTATTAAAACGTGGAATAGCTGCAACAATCGAAGAATTTATAAATGCAGCTGAATACATTATTGCACAAGGAAATGGACAAATTATCTTGTGCGAAAGAGGGATTCGTACGTATGAAAGGGCTACTAGAAATACCCTTGACATATCTGCAGTTCCAATTCTAAAACAAGAGACACACTTACCAGTTGTTGTTGATGTAACACACTCAACAGGTCGACGTGATTTATTATTACCTGCTGCTAAAGCAGCACTAGCAATAGGCGCGGATGGTGTAATGGCTGAAGTACATCCGGATCCAGCAGTAGCATTATCTGATTCTGCGCAGCAAATGGATTTTGATCAATTTCATGATTTTATTACTCAATTAAAAGCAAATAGTGCTATTAGAGTATAA
- a CDS encoding cell division protein FtsA — MKKSTIFALDIGTRSVVGIILSQINGQYEIADIVIKEHSERSMLDGQIHDVLAVSKVIAEIKQELETKHGQLTKVCVAAAGRALKTEKSSYIIDISLMNAIEKQDILHLELSAVQQAQISLANKQKNENSHHYYCVGYSVIRYLLDQQEIGNLIDQQGEEASVEVIATFLPKVVVESLISALNRAGLEMDALTLEPIAAINVLIPPTMRRLNVALVDIGAGTSDIAITDLGSVVSYGMVPVAGDEITEAISDQLLLDFPLAEKAKRDLYNNDNITVTDILGFETELPKQDVIEQISHSIDKLAAAITHEILLLNGDKAPKAVMLVGGGSLTPELPKRLAGMLGLPENRVAIRGIDAIQNVKLSEDIKKGPELVTPIGIAIASEQSPVQYVSVYVNNKPVRLFDMKKLTVGDCLLASGIQMNKLYGKPGIAMIISLNGQKITIPGKHGNPPTLLKNGENCTLDDEIKHGDIITVEKGSDGLKAEAKIIDLVDEIPYKAITINGRGYEIKASVYQNSVPSHVNNVIRDHDVITYEYPETIGQALTNLGLTNVLNELRIFQVSINDRATNFPEFTRNLLKNDRVSSISSPFSDGDSFVLSDASIPTAGKLAELKNIKLFETLPIFFNGEKLELRKPVNEIYRNGKPLNEDDIIHFNDHIQIISKTVEPFIFQDIFRHVDIELPTSLKGRFILERNNQEVSFHEVLSPGDHLKIVWPDTINT; from the coding sequence ATGAAAAAATCTACAATATTCGCTTTAGATATAGGAACTCGATCAGTAGTTGGTATTATTTTGAGCCAAATTAATGGGCAATATGAAATAGCCGATATTGTTATTAAAGAACACTCTGAGCGTTCTATGCTGGATGGTCAGATCCATGATGTATTAGCCGTTTCAAAGGTAATTGCAGAAATTAAACAAGAACTTGAAACAAAGCATGGCCAACTAACAAAGGTTTGTGTAGCTGCTGCTGGGCGTGCGTTAAAAACTGAAAAGTCAAGCTACATTATTGATATTTCCTTAATGAATGCGATAGAAAAGCAAGATATCTTACATCTTGAATTAAGTGCAGTCCAACAAGCACAGATTTCCCTTGCAAATAAACAAAAGAATGAAAATAGCCATCACTATTACTGTGTAGGATATTCAGTTATCCGCTATTTATTAGATCAACAAGAAATCGGAAATTTAATTGATCAACAGGGTGAAGAAGCATCTGTAGAGGTTATTGCAACTTTTCTACCTAAGGTAGTTGTTGAGTCTCTTATTTCAGCTTTGAATAGAGCCGGACTGGAGATGGACGCTCTAACACTCGAACCTATTGCTGCTATCAATGTGCTAATTCCACCAACAATGAGAAGGCTAAATGTGGCACTAGTTGATATCGGTGCTGGCACTTCAGATATTGCTATTACAGATTTAGGTTCCGTTGTATCATATGGAATGGTTCCTGTCGCAGGAGATGAAATTACAGAAGCGATAAGTGATCAGCTATTACTTGACTTTCCACTAGCTGAAAAGGCTAAACGTGATTTATACAATAATGATAATATTACTGTTACTGATATATTAGGTTTTGAAACAGAATTACCAAAACAAGATGTTATTGAACAAATTTCACACTCAATTGATAAACTTGCTGCAGCAATTACTCATGAGATACTGTTATTAAATGGAGACAAGGCACCGAAAGCTGTGATGCTTGTAGGTGGTGGAAGTTTAACTCCAGAGTTACCAAAAAGATTAGCTGGAATGTTGGGCCTACCTGAAAACAGAGTTGCCATTCGTGGGATAGATGCAATCCAGAATGTAAAATTGTCAGAGGACATTAAAAAAGGACCGGAGCTAGTTACTCCGATTGGTATTGCAATTGCCTCCGAGCAAAGTCCAGTTCAGTATGTAAGTGTTTACGTTAACAATAAGCCAGTTCGTTTATTTGATATGAAAAAGCTTACTGTTGGTGACTGTCTCCTTGCTTCGGGTATTCAAATGAACAAACTTTATGGTAAACCTGGAATTGCTATGATTATTTCATTAAATGGACAGAAAATAACAATTCCCGGTAAGCATGGAAATCCTCCAACACTCTTAAAAAATGGAGAGAATTGTACATTGGACGATGAAATAAAACATGGGGATATTATTACGGTTGAAAAGGGATCAGATGGGTTAAAAGCTGAAGCTAAAATCATTGATTTAGTTGATGAGATACCTTATAAGGCCATCACCATTAACGGAAGAGGTTATGAAATAAAAGCGTCTGTTTATCAGAATTCAGTACCATCTCATGTTAATAACGTTATACGAGACCATGATGTCATTACCTATGAATACCCTGAAACAATTGGACAAGCTTTAACAAATCTGGGGCTTACTAATGTATTGAATGAATTACGTATTTTTCAAGTCAGCATTAACGATAGAGCTACTAATTTTCCCGAGTTTACTAGAAACCTATTAAAGAACGACCGTGTTTCATCAATAAGTTCTCCATTTTCAGACGGAGATTCATTTGTTTTATCGGATGCAAGTATTCCAACAGCTGGCAAATTAGCTGAGCTTAAAAATATTAAACTTTTTGAGACTCTACCTATTTTTTTCAACGGAGAAAAGCTAGAATTACGTAAACCTGTTAATGAGATCTACCGTAATGGGAAGCCTTTAAATGAAGATGATATTATTCATTTTAATGACCATATTCAAATTATTAGCAAAACTGTTGAACCGTTCATATTTCAAGATATTTTTAGGCATGTAGATATTGAATTACCCACTTCATTAAAAGGCCGCTTTATCCTAGAGAGAAATAATCAAGAGGTAAGCTTTCACGAAGTACTCTCACCAGGAGACCATTTAAAAATAGTTTGGCCTGATACAATCAATACGTAA
- the ytxJ gene encoding bacillithiol system redox-active protein YtxJ: MKKIETLEQFNAIHEENDVFLFLKHSSTCPISQSGYEEFEKFVEDHTEIPAYYLVVQEARPLSNHIAETFHIKHESPQVILFKNKDVTFHTSHWNITYDTLSKEVNSD; encoded by the coding sequence TTGAAGAAAATTGAGACTCTTGAACAATTTAATGCAATTCATGAAGAAAATGATGTATTTTTGTTTCTAAAACACAGCTCGACATGTCCAATAAGCCAGTCAGGATATGAGGAATTTGAAAAGTTTGTAGAAGATCATACTGAAATCCCGGCCTATTATTTAGTCGTTCAAGAAGCAAGACCCTTGTCTAATCATATAGCAGAAACATTCCATATAAAACATGAATCACCTCAAGTGATTTTATTTAAAAACAAGGATGTTACCTTTCATACTTCTCATTGGAATATTACTTATGATACCCTTTCCAAGGAAGTTAATAGCGATTAA
- a CDS encoding YtxH domain-containing protein: MGKNDNNFLIGAIVGGVIGAATALFLAPKSGRELRDDINTQASVVRDKTERWRNEAVDKGSELANVAKEKTSNFTKNVNNQSSQIFDKVKEFANAPIDDKQLVQQSEELVDEIVGLTSSNDGTDADEIRRRLEEADKALTLAESQSNTQPNPQS; this comes from the coding sequence ATGGGTAAAAACGACAACAACTTTCTAATTGGAGCAATTGTTGGTGGTGTTATTGGAGCTGCAACAGCACTATTTTTAGCACCAAAGTCTGGTAGAGAACTAAGAGACGACATTAATACACAGGCTTCTGTTGTTAGAGATAAAACCGAACGTTGGAGAAATGAAGCAGTTGATAAAGGTTCTGAACTAGCCAATGTTGCAAAAGAAAAAACGTCGAACTTCACTAAGAATGTCAACAACCAATCAAGTCAAATCTTTGATAAGGTTAAAGAATTTGCAAATGCCCCAATAGACGATAAACAGCTAGTTCAACAGAGTGAAGAATTAGTTGATGAAATTGTTGGTTTAACTTCTTCCAATGATGGTACAGATGCTGATGAAATTCGTCGTAGATTAGAAGAAGCCGATAAAGCACTTACCTTAGCTGAAAGCCAATCTAACACACAACCTAATCCACAGTCTTAA
- a CDS encoding DUF948 domain-containing protein — protein MIIILYLSVALIAIAFLILVIFLSRTLRSLQITLDNVAKTLSGLEKQMEGITVETTELLHKTNALATDIQEKTKKLNTVVDAVQDVGVSIQRFNGSIQKVSENVSVQVERNQEKVTQVIQWGNVLIDLWDKWKDKKEVKREDHTVQRSRDYS, from the coding sequence TTGATCATCATTCTGTACTTAAGTGTAGCATTAATCGCAATTGCATTTTTAATCTTGGTGATATTTTTGTCGCGAACACTTCGCTCCCTTCAAATCACACTTGATAATGTAGCCAAAACATTATCTGGATTAGAAAAACAGATGGAAGGAATTACTGTTGAGACGACAGAACTCTTACATAAAACAAATGCATTAGCTACAGACATACAAGAAAAGACGAAAAAATTGAATACAGTTGTAGATGCAGTACAAGACGTTGGAGTCTCTATTCAAAGATTTAACGGTTCGATCCAGAAGGTATCGGAAAATGTTAGTGTCCAAGTAGAAAGAAACCAAGAAAAGGTTACACAAGTGATTCAATGGGGAAATGTATTAATAGATCTTTGGGATAAATGGAAAGATAAAAAGGAAGTCAAGAGAGAAGATCATACCGTACAGCGAAGTCGTGACTATAGTTAA